The Ancylobacter sp. WKF20 genome contains a region encoding:
- a CDS encoding thermonuclease family protein, translated as MFRYIVAPAFAALLLTTPGAADIYVLDGDTIVVDREHIRLVGFNAPETRNAQCEAERELGYHAKARLHELLTAACGPLARAPAACLRLERLPAPDRYGRSLARLIVQGRDVATILVSEGVAEPYDCPAGHCPRRRNWCGG; from the coding sequence ATGTTTCGCTATATCGTAGCCCCCGCCTTTGCCGCTCTTCTGCTCACCACTCCGGGAGCGGCTGACATCTATGTGCTGGACGGCGATACCATTGTCGTCGACCGGGAGCACATTCGCCTGGTGGGGTTCAATGCGCCCGAGACGCGTAACGCGCAGTGCGAGGCGGAGCGCGAGCTCGGCTATCACGCCAAGGCGCGGCTGCACGAACTGCTCACCGCCGCCTGCGGCCCGCTGGCGCGCGCACCGGCCGCGTGCCTCAGGCTCGAACGGCTGCCAGCGCCTGATCGCTACGGCCGCTCGCTCGCCCGCCTCATCGTGCAGGGCAGGGACGTAGCAACAATCCTCGTCAGTGAGGGGGTGGCGGAACCCTATGACTGTCCCGCCGGCCATTGTCCCCGCCGGCGCAACTGGTGTGGAGGGTAG